GATAACCATGATTAAGTATGACAACAATGAACTCATACCGACGAGGACGGTGATAGGATGGTGAGTATGCATAGACTATTGAGGAGAAAATGATGCAACTCGGAAAGACCATTTTTCCttaccttttattgatcaaatgttaGAAAGACTTGCCAGCCACACTTACTATTattttctagatggatattcCGATTATAATCAAATAGCCATTGCACCAGAGGATCAAGAGAAGACAACTTTCACCTATCCTTATACCACTTTTGCATATGGGTGCATGTCTTTCGGTCTTCGCAATGCGCCAGCTACTTTCcaaagatgcatgatgtccATCTTCTAGTACAAGTTGGAAAAAATTTTAGTAGTCTACGGATGACTTCTCGGTTTTTGGTCACTCTTTTGATAATTGCtgatttaatttatctttagttTTGCAAAGATGCAAGgagacaaatcttgttttaatttgaaaaaactgtcACTTCATGGTTGAGGAGGGAATAGTGCTCGGTCATCGCATTTCCTTCAAGGGAATTGAGGTCATCCAAGCAAAGATAGAAATTGTTGACAAACTCTTACCACCAACCAATGTGAAGGGCGTGAGAAATTTCTTGGGTCATGTCAGATTCTATCATTGGTTTATCAAGAATTCTTTccaaattactaaacctctTTGCAATCTGTTGATTAAAGATAGTCGGTTTGAATTTTCTGATGAATGCTTGCATGCTtttaaaacattgaaaaagaaattaatttcagcacctATTATTGTATCACCGGATTGGAATTTAACTTCTGAATTAAGCGATTATGCTATAGGGGCTGTTTTAGggcaaagaaaagataaattttttcatgttatttgTTATGCAAGTTAGACCTTAACAGAAACTTAACTTAATTATGCTACgactgaaaaagaattgttagcagTTGTGTTTCCCTTTGACAAATCTCGTTCTTATTTGATTGGGTCAAAGATGCAAAGGTGGTCGTCTATACTAATCACTCAGCTCTTAGATACTTGTGGTTGAAGACGGATGCCAAACCATGACtgttaagatgaattttgcTATTACAAGAGTtcaatttggaaataaaagatagaaaggtACCGAGAATGTAGTGGCCGACCACTTATCTCGTCTTGAGCTTAAAGAGACGGTTGGCGAGgagaaattttcaattaatgagACCTTCCTAGATGAGCAATTAATGGCTAGACAAGTCGTTCCATGGTATGCCGACATGGTAAATTATTGGGTGTCCAGAATTCTACCAACCGAGATGACATGTCAACAAAAGAAGTTCTTCTccaacttgaaatattattttttgggagAAACCTTTTTATATCGACATTGCACAGACCAGATAATCAAGAGACGTGTTCCCAAGGAGGAGATGGAAAGCATACTCAAATACTGTCAGTCATTGGAAGTAGGCAGCCACTACACTGATCTTTGGCCATGGAGGTCGTGCTCATATAGATGCACGGGTGTACGTCCCTGTGCGCCTGAGGAGCCTACGACCCACTATCTGTTGGCCCAGTTGTGGAGAATAATGGCCACCATGAGGGCTGCAGACATTTTTTGTTACAACCATTAAGTTTCCCTATGAGGAAGACCCCACACTCCTTGCGCGTTGGGCCATGGGTGCACATTCCTAGTGTGACCTGGAGGGAGCGCCACCTCCCTTGGCTCTACCAAGCTAGCAGGCAGCTATCTACCACTGCTAGGTATACCGCTGGCGTAGTCTGTCCCTCAGTGCATGGCGGGCAACAATGGCTTTTGGTTGTGAACTCCGTGCACGTAGTGAGCTCACAACAAACTGTCTTGAGCCTCTTGATCCCTTCGGCATCCTCTGTCGTCTGAGGGGTGGTCCCCAACCACCATGGCTGACCCCAGTGGCTTGAAACCATGCACCTAGTGCACAAAACGTGCACTAGACTCCTTGACTAGCTCACAGCCGAGGTTTCCTCGCCAGCTGGAAGAATGATCAACGTGTCGGCAATGGCTCCTAGGACAACACAACTCGTCGGCCAATGGCTCCTCAAACATCGTCCTCGGCCTGACAAGCTTCAACTCGTCACGTTGCATGACTCCACGGCCGTGGGCCACCCCTAAGTCACGTTACATGGACCATACAATGTGCTCACTGGCTGCATTGGCTTGGCTGCGACATGCATGACTCCGTACAACTTACGTGTCACACGCATGCACCACTGGTACCCTGCATTTCGCATGCACACcttactcatatttttctaagttttaagaaaaattaataaatcaagaataaaccTGAAAAagtatctaataatataaaagttattagatttttattgtataattgtattactattaataagtgaaaaagaaaagcatcatgtgaataactaataaattcttcataaaagaaaataaattcttcacatACTATCTTTATCTCTCTAGAGACGTCTCGTCAATCATCTAACTAGATAAATCTGTTGCCTCTCATATGCAAGAATCTTTcagatttgttttaattattagataaattaTCTTGAAATTTCTAGCTAGTTAACTGaattaatatgtggttaaaaacatCTCAAAGGTTGTAAATGAAGATTATGTATAAGTGATAGGCAAGAAATTCAATGAAACCGAGAATGATccagatgagaaaaaaaaatcatataactATGTAAGCtcaaaagataagaaaaacttatatgaTATCATTCATGTATATGAAACTAAACAAACCGCACAATGCACACCAaagataaataaagagagatagagatgtcAAATCAAGGTTATTATGTTAATGGAGCTAAGAATATATGAGTGATATACTATGTGTTTGAGTGTTGGGGGTAATCTTAAATATTTGAAGAATATTTACactaaaattgtaattatacaatatataagactaatttttaaatttttttctttttgggggggGCCTACAGCACAGTTCCCCCTGGTGAAATGAGTAATCTTAGGTCGGGTAGACACTAATGCATGAGTACTTGAGCTATGCTAGTTAACACCACAAGATCAGAGAAATGAAGCTGTACGTGCAAAATATGATCCTTATTGCAACTGAAAACCAAGCTtaactacgtacgtacgcaCCTGATGATCTGTTAGTTTTTACTGCATCGCTTTGGCGTCCCTCGTCTTTTTGAATTATCAAATGAACTTCATTGGAAGTCGTGCCATTTGCCGATTGAATGTGTATATCTTTCAGATCATATAAATGTCAATGAATCACAAAATTGGTAATTATCAAATGCTTAAGCCAAATTATTAATGCGTGCAATGCTTGCGTACTACTCACAAGAGTCGATCCAACGTTTCCAAAACACGAGACGATGTCCACTTGGGAATGCGTACTTCACAGAAGCCAATGCGTATAAAGGGCTGAAGTTCTCTTTGTCCGGAGCAAGAACCAAACGTGGACAGCGCCGGATTAGATCCAAAGCAATATCTGTACGTTGTGTTTTACCCGTACATGTAAATAAAacattagttaaaaaaaaaaccccgaTAGAATTAATCAAGTTGTTACGTGGGTACCTAAAGCTCTGGTATATATAGCTTGGGTACAAAGTGTTGAACCGCTCCTGCCCTTTTCTGGAAATAGATCTTCCAGCGGAGTGAGAGAATAAAGATATCGAGCCATTTTTATATGTCCATTTGCAAGAGCCAGAACAACTGGAAGCAGCATTTGGCTCTCATCGCCTCTAGCTCTTCCCATGCTGACTaactttttgttctttctaAGCATGCACTCTGCCATCTTGTGCTGTCCACTGTATGTTGTCTCCACTAGAGCTGTGTCACCGAAATTGTCTTGTACTTCCAAGTCATCTTCCGACATTTGCTCCACCAACGCTTCCACTATATGGACATGTCCCGCCTCAACAAACACGTGAAGAGCAGTCTTGCCCAAAGTTGTAATTTTTGCGCTCTTTGAATCGGGATGGAGCTCAAGGAATTCTTTTGCAGAATTCCAATCACCACTTTGCAAAGCCTTGCGTAGTGGCTCATACCCCATATAGTAGTCTGCGTTCCAAGTATTAATTATCTTTCGCTTCCCTGCGCcaagttttctttgttttcttataataaaatgaaatgaaacgaaACGAAACGAAACGAAACTATTTATTCATTTTGGGCAGCTAGATGCATGTCAGAGTTGAGTACatgatatgtgtgtgtatgtaaaTCAGAAGTTCATG
Above is a genomic segment from Juglans microcarpa x Juglans regia isolate MS1-56 chromosome 1D, Jm3101_v1.0, whole genome shotgun sequence containing:
- the LOC121246076 gene encoding uncharacterized protein LOC121246076 codes for the protein MLSSTIVLEVLRNDNYANWSACIKNYFLAQDLWDIFETTAKPPKLEDDAVEFKAWRKKNAAALHAIQISCGVEIQSQINDISSAKTVWDMLPKLVHQPPSKGASYNPVAEQGNSLNIPSSNVHEDGSMIAPDQKVEPGSSSKNPGKRKIINTWNADYYMGYEPLRKALQSGDWNSAKEFLELHPDSKSAKITTLGKTALHVFVEAGHVHIVEALVEQMSEDDLEVQDNFGDTALVETTYSGQHKMAECMLRKNKKLVSMGRARGDESQMLLPVVLALANGHIKMARYLYSLTPLEDLFPEKGRSGSTLCTQAIYTRALDIALDLIRRCPRLVLAPDKENFSPLYALASVKYAFPSGHRLVFWKRWIDSCE